In the genome of Streptomyces sp. SAI-127, the window CGCAGTTGGGCGTGCTCGCGCTCGAGGTGGCTGTTTTGGGTCAGCGCTGCATCCAGTCGGCGCAGTATGCCCATCACGTATCCGTGGGCGTTCTCGGCTTTCTCGTTGAGTCGTGCCTCCCTGTCGTTCAGCTCCTGTGCCCGGCGTGCGCTGGCCTCCACGAACGTGGTCCGCTCCTGGGCAATCTGATTGGCCATCTGGCGGGTGCGGTCGTCGTGAGCGCTGATCCACTTACGCAGAATCACCATGGACACCACGGTGATGCACACCATGGCGCAGAGACCCACCGCCGTTAGCAGCACGTGCTTGTCGGCTCCTAGGCGCGGCTCCTCACCTGTGACGATGAGTGTTGCCGCCACGCCAGCGACCATGCCGCTGACTGAGGCCGCGGCTGCTGCCTTTCCCGGCATTCGTCCCCCTGACTACTACGGCGCCCCCGAGGTCGCCGCTGTGTGCTCCGTGTCTTCCTGCGCCCGTTGCAGCCTGATCGCCAACTCGATGTTCGAGACCATCGTCTGGCGGATCACGGGGTTGGTAATGCCCCATGCGTCCGCGTATGCCTCGGGGGACAGCGGCGACTGCGAGGTTGCTGAGCGTACATCCGGAATGACCCCTTCTGGCCATGCCTCGCGGGAGATGACTCCCGCCGCCACCAGAAGGTTGCGCACATCCGTGTTGAGAACTTTGGCCAGGTTCTCGAACTGGCTCGGCATGGGCAGCGTGGAGCCGCTGATCATGCGCCCGACGGCGGACTCGCTCATGCCCGTGTCGCGCGCGAGGGCCATCCTGCCGCCCTTGCCCGGGGTCAAGTCGTAACCGGCCTCGATGGCCAGCCGCCGGATGAGATTGCCGAACTCCTTGGCCGTGCTCCGGCCGTCTGGTGGCTCGCCCGTAGGCGCCGTGGGTGGTGTGTCCATACTCCGCATGGTGGGGAGGTTAGCGCGCATGCATGCAAGCTGGAAGGGCTTGCATGCATGCATGTTCCCAGGTGAGGGCGTGTAAAGGCCATACCTGCTGGTGGGAGGCAGGGGGCGTACGGAAGCTCTTCACGGAAAAGACACGGCGCGGTGATCGTCATAGCTCTTGCACGCATGCAAGCCAGGAGCTAGCGTCATGCATGCAAGCAAGACCTTGCACGCATGCAAGACGAGAGGAGGTATGCGTATGCCCACGCTGCACGGCAAGACGGTCGAGTCCCGGGCCGAGCAGGCAGGCGACAAGACGCACGCCCAGATCGCCCGGCGGCTGAAGCTCACGCAGTCCACCGTCTCCCGGCTCCTGGCCGGGAAGACCGCGCCGTCCCTGCGCACGCTGCTCGCCATCAAGGCGGCATACGGCGTTCCCCTGGACGACCTGGTGCTGGAGGGCGCCCAGGTGCCCGCCAAGACCGGAGCGGCGGCGGCCGGATGACCGCCTGGACGCGCAGGCACTGCGTCTGCACGGAGGTGCGGAACCTCGACTACGAGGAGGCCGCCAACGCTCTCAAGATCAAAACGGACTGGCTCCGGGACAACATCAGCAAGCTGCCGCACCAGAAGTTCGGCCAGAACCCGGCCGTCTTCTGCCACTGCGACCTGCGGCTGATCCAGGCCATGAACACGGCCATGCCCGCCAAGGCCCAGGAAGTGCTCAACGCGCCGGCCGACCAGGCCGCGCCCACCCCCGCCGAAACGCCCACCGCGCTGCCGTACCAGGCCGCCCGGCCCGCCAAGCGCGCCCGCCGAGCGGTCGCCCAGGTGTGAGGCGGCGGGGCCGTACGGACCATGCCGGGTCCACACAGCCCCGCTCACCAAGGCCGTACCTCAATCCGCTGAATCGAGGTCCAACCCGTGAACCGGAACTCTAGTGCCCGCACCAACCCCCGTAGGGAGGTGCCCAGTGGCCGGTGAACTGATCATCGCCGCTGCGGTGTCCTGCGCCGCGCTCCTTCCCGCCGCCGTCATGGCGCACCGCGCAGCGACCGCCGCCCCTCGCCCGACCGTCGACCCCGGCGAGTGCTCGGGTGACGACTGCCGGGAGTGCTCGATCCTGTTCGGCCACCCCTCGCAGGCACGCGTGCGCCGTGAGATCGCCGCGCGGCTGCCGCACCAGACCCGCCAGGGCGGTGCGCTGTGACGCCCAAGGGACGCCCGCGCGGCGCCGACCACTTCCTGAATGCCGAGAAAGCTCGGCTGACCCCCCGCTACTGGCTCAAGGCAGGCGTCTACGCCTCCACCGAAACGGCGGGCGGCATCGCCCGCGCCGTCCGTAGCGGCGGCCTCAACGCGTACGCCCCGGCTGGACAGTTCCAGTCGCACGTGACCCGCGTCGAGGACGGCGCGGCCGTGTGGGTCCGATACGTCGACCTGCCCGAGGCGGCCCCGGCGATGCCGGCCACGATGACCGTGCGCATCCGCCACGACGGCGACGGCCCCGGTCATGAGGGCGTCGGCATCATCACCGTCACGGTCGACAGCCAGTGCCCGCGCTGCCACGCGCCGCGCGGCGCCGACACCATCCGCCCGCACCACTTCCGCCACGACGGCGACCGGTACGAGGTCGACGTCTGGGACAACCCCTGCCAGCACGTCGACCTTCCCCCCGACGTCCTCGCCGAGGCCCGCAACCGCGACGCGATGCAGAGCCACGTCGAGCT includes:
- a CDS encoding helix-turn-helix transcriptional regulator, yielding MDTPPTAPTGEPPDGRSTAKEFGNLIRRLAIEAGYDLTPGKGGRMALARDTGMSESAVGRMISGSTLPMPSQFENLAKVLNTDVRNLLVAAGVISREAWPEGVIPDVRSATSQSPLSPEAYADAWGITNPVIRQTMVSNIELAIRLQRAQEDTEHTAATSGAP
- a CDS encoding helix-turn-helix transcriptional regulator translates to MPTLHGKTVESRAEQAGDKTHAQIARRLKLTQSTVSRLLAGKTAPSLRTLLAIKAAYGVPLDDLVLEGAQVPAKTGAAAAG